A region of the Culex quinquefasciatus strain JHB chromosome 1, VPISU_Cqui_1.0_pri_paternal, whole genome shotgun sequence genome:
CAGCATTTGGAGGAAATCCGAACGATGTAACGATCTTTGGAAACTCTGCTGGAGGATCGCTGGTGCATTTTCTGTACTTATCCGGGTTGGCCGACGGACTGTTTCACAAAGCGATCGCGCAAAGCGGAACGGCTTTGGTGCCGTTTGCTTTCCAGACACAACCGAAGTTCTATGCAGACCGGATGGCATCAAGACTAGGACTATCTACCAACAGTGCAGTATACGTTGAACAGATGAGATCTGTTTCGCCGAGCAGTATCGTAACTCTGCAAAACACAGTGGCGGATATACCGGTACCACGGTTCCTGCGGTCGATGGACTTTGCTCCGTCTGTGGAACCGACAACATCTCCAGAAGCGAGAGCACTAGTTGATTCTCCTATGAACTTGATCAACAGTCGAACCCATCAGCTTCCCTTCATGGTAGGATACAACGATCTAGAGGGATCGTTCTTCACGGTCACCGAAAGGTTCTTCGATCAAACAGTTTGGGATCAGTTCAACGCGAATCCACATCTATTTGTCCCATTCTTCTGGAACATCCCGCAAGGATCAGCCTCCTCAACTGCTGTAAGCTCCGGATTCCGACAGTACTACTTCAACGGTGCCCCTCTCGATTGGCCGGTGGCTTTCGAGTGGGATCGCTACATCGGTGATCACCAGTTTGTGTATCCGATCGATGAAACAGTTCGAGTTCATGCACGGGATGCTGCCCCCGTGTACTGTTACCAGTTTTCGTACGATGGTGATCTGAACATCTGGAAGCAACTGCTCCAGATCGCCTTCCCGGGGGCGACACATACCGACGAGTTGTCGTACATGTTTGACTTGGCAGCTCATATGGGTGTGACGGTGCCGCCGGGAAGTCATGCCTTGACGGTGAGCAGCCGTGTCGTGCGGATGTGGGCCAATTTCGCGAAATACGGGTATGTCAGAATGTTTGACAGGATCTTTCAGATCAAAATGATCACTATCGAGTAGGTAGTGATGGCAAACaggttttatacaatttttcatcagaatattAGAAGGTACAATCTTTGTTCAGCATATTCTCGTACGGAGAACTGGTGGTattcatttctttttaaattagatCTATTTTTTCTAATCTCATTGAATCCAACTGAATCTCGTTTAATTCAagatatttctttaactaaccTATTCTTATCGAATTAACGCGCAGCCAGTTCGAAGAAAATATTCGAGCAAAGAGAGAAATTGTGGATATGTTCTTGAATTTCATACATCCGAGTTCCCCCGACATGTGTCAGGTTTTTTGCTTTCAAGATTTGTTTTTGGGTTAGACAAGTGAATGTTTCCGTGTCTTGTTTACAATTtgtttggtttttatttttttcgactcCTCCACCAAACGTCAAACAATACATTCAaacccccggtggtttgacaccaactgttgtcaaaccaacggggtcactttttagtttgacacccctgttacacggagttcacacacactaccgtcgtgtaaaaagtgacagtttgtcactttttagtttgactttgaccaaccaacggggtacaaacgaaaaagtgaccaaccaccgggggttgagtgtacaaaaTTGCTGTACAATCTTTCCCGAAAGAGATCCGGAAATTGATCCGGCATGAAGTTTGTACTGATTTGACGTGGCCACCTGGGGAAAAAAAACTCGGCAAAAAGTCCGGAAGCATGGCACAAATGGTTAAGCGATCTGTCTTTCTAGCAGACGATCAGAGATCGAATCCCGACCGGTCACCCCT
Encoded here:
- the LOC6052076 gene encoding cholinesterase 1, which produces MFVVLLVSAIALVVSAQSGPIISPPAGQVQGTIESCGLFCEYYSFKGIPYAQPPVGSLRFRNPVPHPGWSGVRDGSQHGAICPQMDALTMQVVGDEDCLFLNVYSQQIVGSRPVMVWIHGGGFSAGFGDVEVYDPRKLVPEGVVVVTFNYRLGALGFLSTGDQYAQGNWGLKDCIEALRWVRGNIAAFGGNPNDVTIFGNSAGGSLVHFLYLSGLADGLFHKAIAQSGTALVPFAFQTQPKFYADRMASRLGLSTNSAVYVEQMRSVSPSSIVTLQNTVADIPVPRFLRSMDFAPSVEPTTSPEARALVDSPMNLINSRTHQLPFMVGYNDLEGSFFTVTERFFDQTVWDQFNANPHLFVPFFWNIPQGSASSTAVSSGFRQYYFNGAPLDWPVAFEWDRYIGDHQFVYPIDETVRVHARDAAPVYCYQFSYDGDLNIWKQLLQIAFPGATHTDELSYMFDLAAHMGVTVPPGSHALTVSSRVVRMWANFAKYGNPTPSTDGLLQNVIWPSVQNGAGTVPLLDIGQNLIVTDSFAREEIRLWYDQQTRYAVNPFL